From a single Rhinolophus ferrumequinum isolate MPI-CBG mRhiFer1 chromosome 15, mRhiFer1_v1.p, whole genome shotgun sequence genomic region:
- the LOC117034531 gene encoding NTPase KAP family P-loop domain-containing protein 1 isoform X1 has product MADAVLFEFLHTEMVAELWAQDPDPDPGPGGQKMSLSVLEGMGFRVGQAMAERLPRETLAFREELDVLKFLCKDLWVAVFQKQMDSLRTNHQGTYVLQDNSFPLLIRMSSGLQYLEEAPKFLAFTCGILRGALSTLGIKSLVTASVAALPAYPSLQLKPALLFQHLWHHTPGLPGLCHLLPDVDILTEDDVYCSCLAKTLCHVPVPVTVGFYAPFGCRLHMMLDKITELMEQEATQREAELLQHVQWRPRSVRGWGFPQLLWYLVFLQPVITEVHLRRKNVKFLFIRFSAWQYAGADKLWAGLVTTLCEGIRHHYGALPFSLYSVLGNRPATTKAFRQREWHCRRRVCLALVVLVAALGLGVALLYLSLGTHAPSHSGPSSSLMRLFGGAATTLSGSGLLMAVYSVGKHLFVSQRKKIERLVSHEKFGSQLGFMCEVKKEVELLTDFLCFLEIYQRCRLRIVLEVTGLDTCYPERVVGVLNAINTLLSDSHAPFIFILVVDPSILAACLESASSMKGTADNGYLFLNRTVTLPFSVPIMGRRTKLQFLHDAVQSRDDLLYREMTRQLQPSRPVGDEGAQLLAVEMQAGAERTQSRIDAEAARRIQEALFCLHNERDCLYEYVPDNVVSMRRIVNTVPITVRLLQQQRRDFGGPTPRQAVAWVVLANQWPCRLSWVLQCLEDRQQSGGAHEARERLWDVFCDNSSELHTMTKALQNVFDLDGDPELFERFLGADFPFTVAEAQSLLRCTINLDHSIRRRMGLIRAVSSLKPPSPPKSPAGSGPRAANRANYSFQATSAANGANHAPGAARSGHPAGHNPAQTSEARHPAGHNPAQASEARHPAGHNPAQASVARHPAGHNPA; this is encoded by the exons GGACAGAAGATGAGCCTGTCGGTCCTGGAGGGCATGGGCTTCCGCGTGGGCCAGGCCATGGCCGAGAG GCTACCCCGGGAGACGCTGGCCTTCAGAGAGGAGCTAGATGTCCTCAAATTCCTGTGCAAAGACCTGTGGGTGGCCGTGTTTCAAAAGCAGATGGACAGCCTCCGCACCAATCATCAG GGGACCTACGTCCTACAGGACAACAGCTTCCCCCTCCTCATCCGGATGTCCTCGGGCCTGCAGTATCTGGAGGAAGCACCCAAG ttccTGGCCTTCACCTGCGGCATCCTACGTGGCGCCCTCAGCACCCTGGGCATCAAGAGCCTGGTCACCGCCTCCGTGGCAGCCCTGCCAGCCT ATCCCAGCCTCCAGCTAAAGCCAGCCCTTCTCTTCCAG CACCTGTGGCATCACACACCTGGACTGCCCgggctctgccacctgctgcctgATGTGG ATATCCTGACAGAGGATGATGTCTACTGCAGCTGCCTGGCCAAGACCCTTTGCCATGTGCCCGTCCCTGTGACCGTGGGTTTCTATGCCCCCTTTGGCTGCCGCCTCCACATGATGCTGGACAAGATCACTG AGCTGATGGAGCAGGAGGCGACGCAGCGCGAGGCCGAGCTGCTGCAGCACGTGCAGTGGCGGCCTCGGTCAGTGCGCGGCTGGGGCTTCCCGCAGTTGCTGTGGTACCTGGTGTTCCTGCAGCCGGTCATCACTGAGGTGCACCTGCGGCGCAAGAACGTGAAGTTCCTCTTCATCCGCTTCAGCGCCTGGCAGTATGCGGGCGCCGACAAGCTGTGGGCCGGCCTGGTGACCACACTGTGTGAGGGCATCCGCCACCACTACGGCGCGCTGCCCTTCAGCCTGTACTCGGTGCTGGGCAACAGGCCAGCCACGACAAAGGCCTTCCGCCAGCGCGAGTGGCACTGCCGGCGCCGCGTGTGCCTGgcgctggtggtgctggtggcgGCGCTGGGCCTCGGCGTGGCCCTGCTCTACCTGTCACTGGGCACCCACGCGCCGAGCCACAGCGGCCCCAGCAGCAGCCTGATGCGGCTGTTCGGCGGTGCAGCCACTACGCTGTCAGGCTCGGGGCTGCTCATGGCCGTGTACTCGGTGGGCAAGCACCTGTTCGTGAGCCAGCGCAAGAAGATCGAACGGCTGGTGTCGCATGAGAAGTTCGGCAGCCAGCTGGGTTTCATGTGCGAGGTGAAGAAGGAGGTGGAGCTGCTCACCGACTTCCTGTGCTTCCTGGAGATCTACCAGCGGTGCCGGCTGCGCATCGTGCTGGAGGTCACCGGGCTGGACACGTGCTACCCCGAGCGCGTGGTGGGCGTGCTCAACGCCATCAACACGCTGCTGTCCGACAGCCACGCGCCTTTCATCTTCATCCTGGTGGTGGACCCCAGCATCCTGGCCGCGTGCCTGGAGAGTGCCAGCTCTATGAAGGGCACGGCCGACAATGGCTACCTCTTCCTCAACCGCACCGTCACGCTGCCCTTCTCCGTGCCCATCATGGGCCGCCGCACCAAGCTACAGTTCCTGCACGATGCCGTGCAGAGCCGCGACGACTTGCTCTACCGCGAGATGACGCGCCAGCTGCAGCCGTCGCGCCCGGTTGGCGACGAGGGCGCGCAGCTCCTGGCGGTGGAGATGCAGGCGGGGGCTGAGCGCACGCAGAGCCGCATCGACGCCGAGGCGGCGCGCCGCATCCAGGAGGCGCTCTTCTGCCTGCACAACGAGCGCGACTGCCTCTACGAGTACGTGCCGGACAACGTGGTGTCCATGCGGCGCATCGTCAACACCGTGCCCATCACCGTGCGCCTGCTGCAGCAGCAGCGGCGGGACTTCGGAGGCCCCACGCCGCGCCAGGCCGTGGCCTGGGTCGTGCTCGCCAACCAGTGGCCCTGCCGCCTCAGCTGGGTGCTGCAGTGCCTGGAGGACCGGCAGCAGTCCGGGGGCGCGCACGAGGCCCGCGAGCGCCTCTGGGACGTGTTCTGCGACAACAGCAGTGAGCTGCACACCATGACGAAGGCTCTGCAGAATGTATTTGACCTGGACGGCGACCCCGAGCTCTTCGAGCGCTTCCTGGGTGCCGACTTCCCCTTCACCGTGGCCGAGGCTCAGAGCCTGCTGCGCTGCACCATCAACCTGGACCACTCCATCCGCCGCCGCATGGGCCTCATCCGGGCGGTCAGCTCGCTCAAGCCGCCCAGCCCGCCCAAGTCCCCGGCCGGCAGTGGCCCCCGCGCCGCCAACAGAGCCAACTACAGCTTTCAGGCGACGAGTGCTGCCAATGGAGCCAACCATGCTCCGGGGGCAGCCCGGTCAGGCCACCCCGCAGGACACAACCCTGCGCAGACCAGCGAAGCCCGCCACCCAGCAGGGCACAACCCTGCGCAGGCCAGCGAAGCCCGCCACCCAGCAGGACACAACCCTGCGCAGGCCAGCGTAGCCCGCCACCCAGCAGGGCACAACCCTGCGTAG
- the LOC117034531 gene encoding NTPase KAP family P-loop domain-containing protein 1 isoform X2: MHQHYAVHFAKGTLPPRTLTESYFLDPELGHQKGCCHQWCHDPAALQAHGPCQPPPHGRWQLAYHSYREGVRGCCWGPRPPTLQQQQQQRQPWPPPPSPLRQRLCPVPSGQKGPPTNTTAPMRPASAPQPPLAPTTAPAMASSGPAPLSTAGTLLEPSRPTDARALPVPAACGPFTSYSSDILTEDDVYCSCLAKTLCHVPVPVTVGFYAPFGCRLHMMLDKITELMEQEATQREAELLQHVQWRPRSVRGWGFPQLLWYLVFLQPVITEVHLRRKNVKFLFIRFSAWQYAGADKLWAGLVTTLCEGIRHHYGALPFSLYSVLGNRPATTKAFRQREWHCRRRVCLALVVLVAALGLGVALLYLSLGTHAPSHSGPSSSLMRLFGGAATTLSGSGLLMAVYSVGKHLFVSQRKKIERLVSHEKFGSQLGFMCEVKKEVELLTDFLCFLEIYQRCRLRIVLEVTGLDTCYPERVVGVLNAINTLLSDSHAPFIFILVVDPSILAACLESASSMKGTADNGYLFLNRTVTLPFSVPIMGRRTKLQFLHDAVQSRDDLLYREMTRQLQPSRPVGDEGAQLLAVEMQAGAERTQSRIDAEAARRIQEALFCLHNERDCLYEYVPDNVVSMRRIVNTVPITVRLLQQQRRDFGGPTPRQAVAWVVLANQWPCRLSWVLQCLEDRQQSGGAHEARERLWDVFCDNSSELHTMTKALQNVFDLDGDPELFERFLGADFPFTVAEAQSLLRCTINLDHSIRRRMGLIRAVSSLKPPSPPKSPAGSGPRAANRANYSFQATSAANGANHAPGAARSGHPAGHNPAQTSEARHPAGHNPAQASEARHPAGHNPAQASVARHPAGHNPA, translated from the exons ATGCACCAGCACTATGCTGTCCACTTCGCTAAGGGCACCCTGCCTCCCCGAACCCTCACTGAGAGCTACTTCTTGGACCCTGAATTGGGACACCAAAAAG gaTGCTGTCACCAGTGGTGCCATGACCCAGCAGCCCTTCAAGCCCATGGGCCCTGTCAGCCACCCCCCCACGGGCGGTGGCAGCTGGCCTACCACAGCTACCGGGAGGGTGTCAGGGGCTGTTGCTGGGGCCCTAGGCCCCCTAccttgcagcagcagcagcagcagcggcagcccTGGCCCCCACCTCCTAGCCCCCTGCGTCAGCGGCTCTGTCCTGTTCCCAGTGGCCAGAAGGGGCCACCTACAAACACCACTGCCCCCATGAGACCGGCCAGCGCCCCCCAGccacccctggcacccaccacGGCACCTGCCATGGCCAGCAGCGGCCCAGCGCCGCTCTCCACAGCCGGCACCCTCCTGGAGCCCAGCAGGCCCACTGACGCCCGGGCCCTGCCTGTCCCAGCAGCCTGCGGCCCCTTCACCTCCTACAGCTCCG ATATCCTGACAGAGGATGATGTCTACTGCAGCTGCCTGGCCAAGACCCTTTGCCATGTGCCCGTCCCTGTGACCGTGGGTTTCTATGCCCCCTTTGGCTGCCGCCTCCACATGATGCTGGACAAGATCACTG AGCTGATGGAGCAGGAGGCGACGCAGCGCGAGGCCGAGCTGCTGCAGCACGTGCAGTGGCGGCCTCGGTCAGTGCGCGGCTGGGGCTTCCCGCAGTTGCTGTGGTACCTGGTGTTCCTGCAGCCGGTCATCACTGAGGTGCACCTGCGGCGCAAGAACGTGAAGTTCCTCTTCATCCGCTTCAGCGCCTGGCAGTATGCGGGCGCCGACAAGCTGTGGGCCGGCCTGGTGACCACACTGTGTGAGGGCATCCGCCACCACTACGGCGCGCTGCCCTTCAGCCTGTACTCGGTGCTGGGCAACAGGCCAGCCACGACAAAGGCCTTCCGCCAGCGCGAGTGGCACTGCCGGCGCCGCGTGTGCCTGgcgctggtggtgctggtggcgGCGCTGGGCCTCGGCGTGGCCCTGCTCTACCTGTCACTGGGCACCCACGCGCCGAGCCACAGCGGCCCCAGCAGCAGCCTGATGCGGCTGTTCGGCGGTGCAGCCACTACGCTGTCAGGCTCGGGGCTGCTCATGGCCGTGTACTCGGTGGGCAAGCACCTGTTCGTGAGCCAGCGCAAGAAGATCGAACGGCTGGTGTCGCATGAGAAGTTCGGCAGCCAGCTGGGTTTCATGTGCGAGGTGAAGAAGGAGGTGGAGCTGCTCACCGACTTCCTGTGCTTCCTGGAGATCTACCAGCGGTGCCGGCTGCGCATCGTGCTGGAGGTCACCGGGCTGGACACGTGCTACCCCGAGCGCGTGGTGGGCGTGCTCAACGCCATCAACACGCTGCTGTCCGACAGCCACGCGCCTTTCATCTTCATCCTGGTGGTGGACCCCAGCATCCTGGCCGCGTGCCTGGAGAGTGCCAGCTCTATGAAGGGCACGGCCGACAATGGCTACCTCTTCCTCAACCGCACCGTCACGCTGCCCTTCTCCGTGCCCATCATGGGCCGCCGCACCAAGCTACAGTTCCTGCACGATGCCGTGCAGAGCCGCGACGACTTGCTCTACCGCGAGATGACGCGCCAGCTGCAGCCGTCGCGCCCGGTTGGCGACGAGGGCGCGCAGCTCCTGGCGGTGGAGATGCAGGCGGGGGCTGAGCGCACGCAGAGCCGCATCGACGCCGAGGCGGCGCGCCGCATCCAGGAGGCGCTCTTCTGCCTGCACAACGAGCGCGACTGCCTCTACGAGTACGTGCCGGACAACGTGGTGTCCATGCGGCGCATCGTCAACACCGTGCCCATCACCGTGCGCCTGCTGCAGCAGCAGCGGCGGGACTTCGGAGGCCCCACGCCGCGCCAGGCCGTGGCCTGGGTCGTGCTCGCCAACCAGTGGCCCTGCCGCCTCAGCTGGGTGCTGCAGTGCCTGGAGGACCGGCAGCAGTCCGGGGGCGCGCACGAGGCCCGCGAGCGCCTCTGGGACGTGTTCTGCGACAACAGCAGTGAGCTGCACACCATGACGAAGGCTCTGCAGAATGTATTTGACCTGGACGGCGACCCCGAGCTCTTCGAGCGCTTCCTGGGTGCCGACTTCCCCTTCACCGTGGCCGAGGCTCAGAGCCTGCTGCGCTGCACCATCAACCTGGACCACTCCATCCGCCGCCGCATGGGCCTCATCCGGGCGGTCAGCTCGCTCAAGCCGCCCAGCCCGCCCAAGTCCCCGGCCGGCAGTGGCCCCCGCGCCGCCAACAGAGCCAACTACAGCTTTCAGGCGACGAGTGCTGCCAATGGAGCCAACCATGCTCCGGGGGCAGCCCGGTCAGGCCACCCCGCAGGACACAACCCTGCGCAGACCAGCGAAGCCCGCCACCCAGCAGGGCACAACCCTGCGCAGGCCAGCGAAGCCCGCCACCCAGCAGGACACAACCCTGCGCAGGCCAGCGTAGCCCGCCACCCAGCAGGGCACAACCCTGCGTAG
- the LOC117034531 gene encoding NTPase KAP family P-loop domain-containing protein 1 isoform X3, translated as MHQHYAVHFAKGTLPPRTLTESYFLDPELGHQKDILTEDDVYCSCLAKTLCHVPVPVTVGFYAPFGCRLHMMLDKITELMEQEATQREAELLQHVQWRPRSVRGWGFPQLLWYLVFLQPVITEVHLRRKNVKFLFIRFSAWQYAGADKLWAGLVTTLCEGIRHHYGALPFSLYSVLGNRPATTKAFRQREWHCRRRVCLALVVLVAALGLGVALLYLSLGTHAPSHSGPSSSLMRLFGGAATTLSGSGLLMAVYSVGKHLFVSQRKKIERLVSHEKFGSQLGFMCEVKKEVELLTDFLCFLEIYQRCRLRIVLEVTGLDTCYPERVVGVLNAINTLLSDSHAPFIFILVVDPSILAACLESASSMKGTADNGYLFLNRTVTLPFSVPIMGRRTKLQFLHDAVQSRDDLLYREMTRQLQPSRPVGDEGAQLLAVEMQAGAERTQSRIDAEAARRIQEALFCLHNERDCLYEYVPDNVVSMRRIVNTVPITVRLLQQQRRDFGGPTPRQAVAWVVLANQWPCRLSWVLQCLEDRQQSGGAHEARERLWDVFCDNSSELHTMTKALQNVFDLDGDPELFERFLGADFPFTVAEAQSLLRCTINLDHSIRRRMGLIRAVSSLKPPSPPKSPAGSGPRAANRANYSFQATSAANGANHAPGAARSGHPAGHNPAQTSEARHPAGHNPAQASEARHPAGHNPAQASVARHPAGHNPA; from the exons ATGCACCAGCACTATGCTGTCCACTTCGCTAAGGGCACCCTGCCTCCCCGAACCCTCACTGAGAGCTACTTCTTGGACCCTGAATTGGGACACCAAAAAG ATATCCTGACAGAGGATGATGTCTACTGCAGCTGCCTGGCCAAGACCCTTTGCCATGTGCCCGTCCCTGTGACCGTGGGTTTCTATGCCCCCTTTGGCTGCCGCCTCCACATGATGCTGGACAAGATCACTG AGCTGATGGAGCAGGAGGCGACGCAGCGCGAGGCCGAGCTGCTGCAGCACGTGCAGTGGCGGCCTCGGTCAGTGCGCGGCTGGGGCTTCCCGCAGTTGCTGTGGTACCTGGTGTTCCTGCAGCCGGTCATCACTGAGGTGCACCTGCGGCGCAAGAACGTGAAGTTCCTCTTCATCCGCTTCAGCGCCTGGCAGTATGCGGGCGCCGACAAGCTGTGGGCCGGCCTGGTGACCACACTGTGTGAGGGCATCCGCCACCACTACGGCGCGCTGCCCTTCAGCCTGTACTCGGTGCTGGGCAACAGGCCAGCCACGACAAAGGCCTTCCGCCAGCGCGAGTGGCACTGCCGGCGCCGCGTGTGCCTGgcgctggtggtgctggtggcgGCGCTGGGCCTCGGCGTGGCCCTGCTCTACCTGTCACTGGGCACCCACGCGCCGAGCCACAGCGGCCCCAGCAGCAGCCTGATGCGGCTGTTCGGCGGTGCAGCCACTACGCTGTCAGGCTCGGGGCTGCTCATGGCCGTGTACTCGGTGGGCAAGCACCTGTTCGTGAGCCAGCGCAAGAAGATCGAACGGCTGGTGTCGCATGAGAAGTTCGGCAGCCAGCTGGGTTTCATGTGCGAGGTGAAGAAGGAGGTGGAGCTGCTCACCGACTTCCTGTGCTTCCTGGAGATCTACCAGCGGTGCCGGCTGCGCATCGTGCTGGAGGTCACCGGGCTGGACACGTGCTACCCCGAGCGCGTGGTGGGCGTGCTCAACGCCATCAACACGCTGCTGTCCGACAGCCACGCGCCTTTCATCTTCATCCTGGTGGTGGACCCCAGCATCCTGGCCGCGTGCCTGGAGAGTGCCAGCTCTATGAAGGGCACGGCCGACAATGGCTACCTCTTCCTCAACCGCACCGTCACGCTGCCCTTCTCCGTGCCCATCATGGGCCGCCGCACCAAGCTACAGTTCCTGCACGATGCCGTGCAGAGCCGCGACGACTTGCTCTACCGCGAGATGACGCGCCAGCTGCAGCCGTCGCGCCCGGTTGGCGACGAGGGCGCGCAGCTCCTGGCGGTGGAGATGCAGGCGGGGGCTGAGCGCACGCAGAGCCGCATCGACGCCGAGGCGGCGCGCCGCATCCAGGAGGCGCTCTTCTGCCTGCACAACGAGCGCGACTGCCTCTACGAGTACGTGCCGGACAACGTGGTGTCCATGCGGCGCATCGTCAACACCGTGCCCATCACCGTGCGCCTGCTGCAGCAGCAGCGGCGGGACTTCGGAGGCCCCACGCCGCGCCAGGCCGTGGCCTGGGTCGTGCTCGCCAACCAGTGGCCCTGCCGCCTCAGCTGGGTGCTGCAGTGCCTGGAGGACCGGCAGCAGTCCGGGGGCGCGCACGAGGCCCGCGAGCGCCTCTGGGACGTGTTCTGCGACAACAGCAGTGAGCTGCACACCATGACGAAGGCTCTGCAGAATGTATTTGACCTGGACGGCGACCCCGAGCTCTTCGAGCGCTTCCTGGGTGCCGACTTCCCCTTCACCGTGGCCGAGGCTCAGAGCCTGCTGCGCTGCACCATCAACCTGGACCACTCCATCCGCCGCCGCATGGGCCTCATCCGGGCGGTCAGCTCGCTCAAGCCGCCCAGCCCGCCCAAGTCCCCGGCCGGCAGTGGCCCCCGCGCCGCCAACAGAGCCAACTACAGCTTTCAGGCGACGAGTGCTGCCAATGGAGCCAACCATGCTCCGGGGGCAGCCCGGTCAGGCCACCCCGCAGGACACAACCCTGCGCAGACCAGCGAAGCCCGCCACCCAGCAGGGCACAACCCTGCGCAGGCCAGCGAAGCCCGCCACCCAGCAGGACACAACCCTGCGCAGGCCAGCGTAGCCCGCCACCCAGCAGGGCACAACCCTGCGTAG